A stretch of the Pogona vitticeps strain Pit_001003342236 chromosome 8, PviZW2.1, whole genome shotgun sequence genome encodes the following:
- the GMCL1 gene encoding germ cell-less protein-like 1 isoform X1, which translates to MGSLSSRLWRSREEEEEAAAAGAPVGDEPAASRGALRGSGRGGVVKRKRAESPSDSESGEESEREERLLNTPRRKKLKSTSKYIYQTLFLNGENSDVKICALGEEWNLHKIYLCQSGYFSSMFSGSWKESGMDTIELEIPDQNIDIEALQVAFGSLYRDEVLINPSRVIALLAAASMLQLDGLIQQCGETMKETINAKTVCGYYNSAGTYGLDSLKKKCLEWLLNNLMTHQSVELFKELSINLMKQLIGSSNLFVMQVEMDVYTALKKWMFLQLVPSWNGSLKQLLNEADAWFSKRRKDFGDGISFLESEQGHPFLTVFRHLRLQYIVSDLASARIVERDSLMPAEWLSSVYKQQWFAMLRAEQDNDIGPQEINKEELERNSMRCGRKLAKDGDYCWRWTGFNFGFDLLVTYTNRYIVFKRNTLNQPCSGSVSLQPRRNIAFRLRLASFDSSGKLIGSRTAGYQILTLEKDQEQVVMNLDSRLLTFPLYICCNFLYNSPEKKREHDGQPETLES; encoded by the exons atgggATCCTTGAGCAGCCGATTGTGGAGgagccgggaggaggaggaggaggcggctgcGGCGGGAGCCCCGGTCGGGGACGAGCCGGCGGCTTCCCGCGGGGCTCTGAGGGGAAGCGGCCGCGGCGGGGTGGTCAAGAGGAAGCGGGCCGAGAGCCCGAGCGACAGCGAGAGCGGCGAGGAGAGCGAGCGGGAGGAGCGGCTGCTCAACACGCCGAGGAG gaaaaaactaaaaagcacTTCCAAATATATTTATCAGACTCTGTTTTTGAATGGTGAAAACAGCGATGTTAAGATCTGTGCTCTGGGAGAAGAATGGAACTTGCACAAGATATACTtatgccag TCTGGCTACTTTTCAAGTATGTTCAGTGGTTCGTGGAAAGAATCAGGAATGGATACAATAGAACTGGAAATACCTGATCAGAATATCGATATAGAAG ctttacagGTAGCATTTGGCTCACTTTATCGAGATGAAGTTTTAATAAATCCGAGCCGAGTCATTGCTCTTCTAGCCGCAGCCAGCATGCTGCAGTTG GACGGCTTAATACAGCAGTGTGGTGAGACAATGAAGGAGACAATTAATGCAAAAACCGTGTGTGGTTATTATAATTCTGCAGGAACATACGGGTTAGATTCCTTGAAAAAAAA GTGTCTCGAATGGCTCCTGAACAACCTGATGACACACCAGAGCGTCGAACTCTTCAAAGAACTCAG CATAAACCTcatgaaacagctgattggttcttCTAACCTCTTTGTCATGCAAGTAGAAATGGACGTCTATACTGCTCTCAAGAAG TGGATGTTCCTTCAGCTGGTGCCTTCTTGGAACGGATCATTAAAACAACTCTTAAATGAAGCAGATGCCTGGTTTTCCAAGCGCAGAAAAG ATTTTGGGGATGGCATCTCATTCTTGGAATCGGAACAAGGACATCCATTTTTGACAGTATTCAGACATCTCAGGCTGCAGTACATCGTGAGTGATCTGGCGTCCGCAAGGATTGTGGAGCGAGATAGTCTGATGCCTGCAG AATGGCTGTCCTCTGTTTACAAACAGCAGTGGTTTGCCATGCTTAGAGCAGAACAGGACAACGATATTGG GCCTCAAGAAATTAATAAGGAGGAACTTGAAAGAAACAGCATGCGGTGTGGCAGAAAACTTGCCAAGGATGGTGAT TATTGCTGGCGATGGACGGGCTTCAACTTTGGCTTTGACTTGCTGGTCACGTACACCAATCGTTACATCGTCTTCAAGCGCAACACTCTGAATCAGCCGTGCAGCGGCTCTGTCAGCCTGCAGCCCCGGAGGAACATTGCTTTCAG ATTGCGCTTGGCTTCTTTTGATAGCAGTGGAAAGCTTATTGGTAGTAGAACTGCAGGCTATCAGATCCTAACCCTTGAAAAGGACCAG GAACAGGTAGTGATGAATTTGGACAGCCGACTGCTGACTTTCCCTCTTTACATCTGCTGCAACTTCCTGTATAATTCcccagagaagaagagagaacatGATGGGCAGCCAGAAACCTTAGAAAGCTGA
- the GMCL1 gene encoding germ cell-less protein-like 1 isoform X2: MGSLSSRLWRSREEEEEAAAAGAPVGDEPAASRGALRGSGRGGVVKRKRAESPSDSESGEESEREERLLNTPRRKKLKSTSKYIYQTLFLNGENSDVKICALGEEWNLHKIYLCQSGYFSSMFSGSWKESGMDTIELEIPDQNIDIEALQVAFGSLYRDEVLINPSRVIALLAAASMLQLDGLIQQCGETMKETINAKTVCGYYNSAGTYGLDSLKKKCLEWLLNNLMTHQSVELFKELSINLMKQLIGSSNLFVMQVEMDVYTALKKWMFLQLVPSWNGSLKQLLNEADAWFSKRRKDFGDGISFLESEQGHPFLTVFRHLRLQYIVSDLASARIVERDSLMPAEWLSSVYKQQWFAMLRAEQDNDIGPQEINKEELERNSMRCGRKLAKDGDYCWRWTGFNFGFDLLVTYTNRYIVFKRNTLNQPCSGSVSLQPRRNIAFRLRLASFDSSGKLIGSRTAGYQILTLEKDQELNSKVWSTFGFIGSS, from the exons atgggATCCTTGAGCAGCCGATTGTGGAGgagccgggaggaggaggaggaggcggctgcGGCGGGAGCCCCGGTCGGGGACGAGCCGGCGGCTTCCCGCGGGGCTCTGAGGGGAAGCGGCCGCGGCGGGGTGGTCAAGAGGAAGCGGGCCGAGAGCCCGAGCGACAGCGAGAGCGGCGAGGAGAGCGAGCGGGAGGAGCGGCTGCTCAACACGCCGAGGAG gaaaaaactaaaaagcacTTCCAAATATATTTATCAGACTCTGTTTTTGAATGGTGAAAACAGCGATGTTAAGATCTGTGCTCTGGGAGAAGAATGGAACTTGCACAAGATATACTtatgccag TCTGGCTACTTTTCAAGTATGTTCAGTGGTTCGTGGAAAGAATCAGGAATGGATACAATAGAACTGGAAATACCTGATCAGAATATCGATATAGAAG ctttacagGTAGCATTTGGCTCACTTTATCGAGATGAAGTTTTAATAAATCCGAGCCGAGTCATTGCTCTTCTAGCCGCAGCCAGCATGCTGCAGTTG GACGGCTTAATACAGCAGTGTGGTGAGACAATGAAGGAGACAATTAATGCAAAAACCGTGTGTGGTTATTATAATTCTGCAGGAACATACGGGTTAGATTCCTTGAAAAAAAA GTGTCTCGAATGGCTCCTGAACAACCTGATGACACACCAGAGCGTCGAACTCTTCAAAGAACTCAG CATAAACCTcatgaaacagctgattggttcttCTAACCTCTTTGTCATGCAAGTAGAAATGGACGTCTATACTGCTCTCAAGAAG TGGATGTTCCTTCAGCTGGTGCCTTCTTGGAACGGATCATTAAAACAACTCTTAAATGAAGCAGATGCCTGGTTTTCCAAGCGCAGAAAAG ATTTTGGGGATGGCATCTCATTCTTGGAATCGGAACAAGGACATCCATTTTTGACAGTATTCAGACATCTCAGGCTGCAGTACATCGTGAGTGATCTGGCGTCCGCAAGGATTGTGGAGCGAGATAGTCTGATGCCTGCAG AATGGCTGTCCTCTGTTTACAAACAGCAGTGGTTTGCCATGCTTAGAGCAGAACAGGACAACGATATTGG GCCTCAAGAAATTAATAAGGAGGAACTTGAAAGAAACAGCATGCGGTGTGGCAGAAAACTTGCCAAGGATGGTGAT TATTGCTGGCGATGGACGGGCTTCAACTTTGGCTTTGACTTGCTGGTCACGTACACCAATCGTTACATCGTCTTCAAGCGCAACACTCTGAATCAGCCGTGCAGCGGCTCTGTCAGCCTGCAGCCCCGGAGGAACATTGCTTTCAG ATTGCGCTTGGCTTCTTTTGATAGCAGTGGAAAGCTTATTGGTAGTAGAACTGCAGGCTATCAGATCCTAACCCTTGAAAAGGACCAG GAGCTGAACTCTAAAGTTTGGTCAACTTTTGGATTCATCGGTTCTTCTTAA
- the TSR1 gene encoding pre-rRNA-processing protein TSR1 homolog, producing the protein MAKEAGGGGGVSHRAGAFKQQNKPHKAGKHRGSSAGRQGGRVPAKTLSKQQRRNLAKQDRKHRAWQLRQQRKEAVLEEKRKLGRRDAPPHLVVVVPLHSNVTPQSALSLFRSSKASAVYQTETGPPGFALLCPRSKLRWRFVVADTGNLHTMLDLAKVADSLLFMLDPLEGWDVAGDYCLSCIFAQGLPSYGLAVQGLTDQPLKKQLDCRKKLSKAIEKRFPETKLFPLNTEQESALLLQHLADQKQRHLAFRDRRAHLLAEAAEFMPGSDSTLVGTLKVSGYVRGQSLKVNSLVHIVGHGDFQMSQMDAPREPLSLNPRLPTRYPGSMEAHDDCITSLDEMEADVQVLCKADPSKRESLQSEAELDPMDGEQTWPTEEELREAEESLEQKKKTTKKVPKGTSTYQAAWILDEEESQNGSEEEEEKEEAENDALAEEAMSQGGSASEEEEAASEDEEGETMTLPEMEQEEEMEEEEAMLEKYRQQRQEEMFPDEVDTPRDVAARIRFQKYRGLKSFRSSPWDPKENLPRDYARIFQFQNFSRMQKHLLRQLEREEYEGAEVGWYVTLHVCNVPVSVMEHFQQGRPLVLFTLLPYEQKMSVLNLLVRRHPGHSEPIQSKEEVIVHCGFRRFRASPLYSQHTSADKHKLEKFLRPDAAVVATVYAPITFPPAAVLLFRQKSDGAHSLLATGSLLSVDPDRLVIKRAVLSGHPFKIHRKLAVVRYMFFNREDVLWFKPVELRTKWGRRGHIKEPLGTHGHMKCQFDGQLKSQDTVLMTLYKRVFPKWTYDPHVPEPSGRGGSPPPCQEEQAMD; encoded by the exons ATGGCGAAGgaggctggcggcggcggcggcgtttcCCACCGAGCTGGGGCCTTCAAGCAGCAGAACAAGCCGCACAAGGCGGGGAAGCACCGCGGGAGCAGCGCCGGGAGGCAGGGCG GCCGGGTCCCCGCCAAGACCCTGAGCAAGCAGCAGCGTCGCAACCTGGCCAAGCAAGACCGCAAGCACCGGGCCTGGCAACTCCGCCAGCAGCGCAAGGAGGCA GTattggaagagaagaggaaactgGGGCGCAGGGACGCACCCCCAcacctggtggtggtggtgccgcTGCACTCCAACGTCACTCCCCAGAGTGCCTTGAGCCTGTTTCGGAGCAGCAAGGCTTCTGCTGTGTACCAAACTGAAACGGGCCCACCTGGCTTTGCCTTGCTGTGTCCCCGCTCCAAGCTGCGGTGGCGTTTTGTGGTGGCTGATACAG GAAACCTTCACACCATGCTGGACCTTGCCAAGGTGGCTGATTCACTCCTTTTCATGCTGGATCCTCTTGAGGGCTGGGATGTGGCTGGTGATTACTGCCTTTCCTGCATCTTTGCCCAGGGCCTCCCCAGCTACG gccttgcagtccagggtctAACTGACCAGCCCTTGAAAAAGCAACTTGACTGCCGGAAGAAGCTGAGCAAGGCCATTGAGAAGAGGTTTCCGGAGACCAAGCTCTTTCCCCTCAACACAGAGCAGGAGTCTGCTCTGCTGCTGCAGCACCTTGCCGACCAGAAGCAGCGGCACCTGGCTTTTCGGGACCGGCGGGCCCATCTGCTGGCGGAGGCTGCCGAGTTCATGCCTGGCTCAGACAGCACCTTGGTGGGGACGCTCAAGGTGTCTGGCTACGTGAGAGGGCAGAGCCTGAAAGTGAACAGCCTGGTGCACATCGTGGGACATGGGGACTTCCAGATGAGCCAGATGGACGCCCCGCGTGAGCCACTTTCATTGAACCCCAGGCTCCCCACAAGGTATCCAGGGAGCATGGAGGCCCAT GATGACTGCATTACGTCACTCGATGAGATGGAAGCTGACGTGCAGGTGCTGTGCAAAGCAGATCCCAGCAAGCGAGAATCGTTGCAATCGGAAGCGGAGCTGGATCCCATGGACGGAGAACAGACCTGGCCCACCGAGGAGGAGCTGAGGGAGGCGGAGG AGTCTCTtgagcaaaagaaaaagacaaccaAGAAAGTCCCTAAAGGCACTTCCACCTACCAGGCAGCCTGGATCTTGGACGAGGAGGAGTCTCAGAATGGtagcgaggaggaagaggagaaagaggaagcagagaaCGATGCTTTGGCAGAAGAGGCAATGTCCCAG GGCGGGAGTGCCAGCGAGGAAGAGGAAGCTGCCTCGGAGGATGAAGAAGGTGAGACCATGACGCTCCCAGAaatggagcaggaggaggagatggaggaagaggaggccatGCTGGAAAAGTACAGGCAGCAGCGGCAGGAGGAAATGTTTCCTGATGAGGTCGACACCCCCCGGGATGTGGCGGCCCGGATCCG GTTCCAAAAGTACAGGGGCTTGAAGAGCTTCCGGTCCTCCCCCTGGGACCCCAAAGAGAACCTGCCCAGGGACTACGCCCGGATCTTCCAGTTCCAGAACTTCTCCCGGATGCAGAAGCACCTCCTCCGGCAACTGGAGCGAGAGGAGTACGAAGGAGCCGAG GTCGGGTGGTACGTCACGCTTCACGTCTGCAACGTCCCCGTCTCTGTCATGGAGCATTTCCAGCAGGGGCGTCCTCTGGTGCTCTTCACGTTGCTTCCCTACGAGCAGAAG ATGTCTGTGCTGAACCTCCTGGTGAGACGCCACCCTGGTCACAGCGAGCCCATCCAGTCTAAGGAGGAAGTGATCGTCCACTGTGGATTCAGACGCTTCCGGGCTTCCCCACTCTACTCTCAGCACACCTCAG cggACAAACACAAGCTGGAGAAGTTTCTGCGGCCTGACGCTGCCGTGGTGGCCACTGTCTACGCCCCCATTACTTTCCCACCTGCTGCCGTGCTGCTCTTCAGACAGAAAAGCGACG GAGCACACAGCCTCCTGGCCACAGGCTCCTTGCTCAGCGTAGACCCCGACAGGCTGGTCATCAAGCGGGCGGTGCTCAGTGGCCACCCGTTCAAGATCCATAGGAAGCTGGCTGTCGTTCGCTACATGTTCTTCAACAGAG AGGACGTGCTGTGGTTCAAACCTGTCGAGCTCCGGACCAAGTGGGGTCGGCGGGGGCACATCAAGGAGCCCCTGG GGACCCACGGCCACATGAAGTGCCAGTTTGACGGGCAGCTGAAATCCCAGGACACGGTGCTGATGACCCTCTACAAGCGGGTGTTCCCCAAGTGGACCTACGACCCTCACGTGCCTGAGCCGTCTGGGAGGGGCGGCAGCCCCCCGCCTTGCCAGGAGGAGCAAGCAATGGACTAG